A window of the Lagenorhynchus albirostris chromosome 1, mLagAlb1.1, whole genome shotgun sequence genome harbors these coding sequences:
- the ZNF438 gene encoding zinc finger protein 438 isoform X2: protein MHSASSVPPKDQGESNSPPGTIQGGKGLRGKSQFRTIAPKLAPRVLAPRVVPGPAPSLSDHAHPGPSLGSKALGMPPQNYALMQVAGQEGTFSLVALPHVASAQPLQKPRLPLPKNLKLPIPRYQRPGHSKGARKKPGCSSSDRGCSQAPAQTQLAPPPPEHPEAPHKPSPPKPALAPGQAPASLTSGGGRGDPGPPGTSDHGGRDPPAAPALSTPEEPSAERGLPKSSGRAGVAGKKPSRKPAVARGELREQVDPARAATHLSPGVIGNAVQVVPSIPRGKLPILPYSRTRASQVYKGRAAVNVAHVSLPGLRAAGDKTSSLPEGFCSAPQVADRAPAPQASWQSPCDRAYCPATKADLNHKTKPNGGAAKRRGRKRKVPDELLTFQGKRRKCVSNKCKDGKERAKAEPQEPRDQKPGAVKKYRSIMPKPVLVLPALAALDSPAATLQPPASGSREHASFNHSLAAPKHLGCRQDDGPSPKPGSAFRNGFPGLKKPSHGCHVCEHAFQPKQHLRERANTHSDSRPYSCRLCRKAYVRPGSLSAHVRLHHGDSRPRRLVCCEFCAKVFGHVRVYFGHLKEVHGVAVSTEPSPCEPQPQPGDLLRTREQTARGMEGPVDRETKSSLEEDLLLNQADEVKFQIRCGRCQITAQSFAEIKFHLLYVHGEEIQGQLQEELSPSPGSRGAQGELVQQAAPFWKHPERRKQLKHRPLDGELCAVPRLKKQLYLRHQNEVEILAKREGAEPGPSEPGGHPQGSEGPGPDAALSPPRPGFRCVLCAQMLGRKEELLLHWEERHKCEDPLKLWTVLSTLSSQGVIEPSSETGK from the exons GTGAATCAAACAGCCCTCCTGGAACGATTCAGGGTGGGAAGGGTCTGCGGGGTAAGAGTCAGTTTAGAACCATCGCTCCAAAACTCGCGCCCCGAGTCCTGGCGCCCAGAGTGGTCCCGGGCCCGGCGCCCTCCCTCTCTGACCATGCGCATCCAGGCCCCTCCCTCGGCTCGAAGGCCCTGGGGATGCCCCCCCAGAATTACGCGCTGATGCAGGTGGCCGGCCAGGAAGGGACCTTCTCTCTCGTCGCTCTGCCACACGTCGCCTCGGCTCAGCCACTCCAGAAACCCAGACTGCCTCTGCCCAAGAACCTGAAGCTGCCCATCCCCCGGTACCAACGCCCAGGACATAGCAAAGGAGCCAGAAAGAAACCGGGGTGCAGCTCCTCCGACAGGGGCTGTAGCCAAGCTCCCGCCCAAACCCAGTTGGCCCCCCCCCCGCCTGAGCACCCCGAGGCCCCGCACAAGCCCAGCCCACCCAAGCCGGCGCTGGCACCCGGCCAGGCCCCGGCCTCGCTGACCAGTGGGGGTGGCCGTGGAGACCCTGGGCCCCCAGGGACCAGCGACCACGGAGGTCGGGACCCTCCCGCCGCCCCAGCGCTGTCCACACCGGAGGAGCCCTCTGCCGAGCGGGGCCTCCCGAAGAGTTCAGGGAGAGCAGGCGTTGCAGGCAAGaagccctccaggaagcctgctgtcGCCAGGGGAGAACTTAGAGAACAGGTCGACCCTGCCAGGGCCGCGACCCATTTGTCGCCAGGCGTTATTGGAAACGCGGTTCAGGTGgtcccttccatccccagaggtAAACTGCCCATCCTGCCCTACTCAAGAACGAGGGCGTCGCAAGTTTACAAAGGCCGAGCAGCTGTGAACGTTGCGCATGTTTCTCTCCCTGGGCTCAGGGCAGCCGGTGATAAGACCTCGTCCCTCCCGGAGGGCTTCTGTTCGGCCCCCCAGGTGGCCGACAGGGCACCTGCCCCACAGGCGTCGTGGCAGAGCCCCTGCGACAGGGCCTACTGTCCGGCCACCAAAGCCGACCtcaaccacaaaacaaaaccgaACGGCGGGGCAgccaagagaagaggaagaaaacggAAGGTCCCGGATGAACTTCTGACATTTCAGGGTAAAAGGAGGAAATGTGTCAGTAATAAGTGTAAAGATGGCAAAGAAAGAGCCAAAGCCGAGCCCCAGGAACCCAGGGACCAAAAACCTGGGGCTGTGAAAAAATACCGCAGCATCATGCCCAAACCTGTCCTGGTCCTGCCGGCCCTGGCTGCCCTGGACTCGCCCGCGGCCACGCTACAGCCCCCGGCGTCCGGCAGCCGGGAGCACGCGTCGTTCAATCACTCCCTCGCCGCCCCCAAGCATCTGGGCTGCAGGCAGGACGACGGCCCCTCCCCGAAGCCCGGCTCGGCCTTTAGAAATGGGTTCCCCGGCCTCAAGAAGCCTTCGCACGGATGCCACGTGTGCGAGCACGCCTTCCAGCCCAAGCAGCACCTCCGCGAGCGCGCCAACACGCACAGCGACAGCCGGCCCTACAGCTGCCGGCTCTGCCGCAAAGCCTACGTGCGGCCGGGCAGCCTGAGCGCACACGTGCGGCTGCATCACGGCGACTCCCGGCCCAGGAGGCTCGTGTGCTGCGAATTCTGCGCGAAGGTGTTCGGCCACGTCAGAGTCTACTTCGGCCACCTGAAAGAGGTGCACGGGGTGGCCGTCAGCACCGAGCCCTCCCCCTGCGAGCCGCAGCCGCAGCCGGGGGACTTGCTGAGGACCAGGGAGCAGACTGCCCGAGGGATGGAGGGACCGGTGGACAG GGAGACCAAGTCCAGCCTGGAAGAAGACCTCCTTCTAAACCAGGCTGATGAGGTCAAATTCCAGATCAGATGTGGCCGCTGTCAGATCACTGCCCAGTCTTTTGCTGAAATCAAGTTCCACCTGCTTTACGTTCATGGAGAGGAAATCCAGGGCCAGTTGCAAGAGGAGCTCTCACCCTCCCCAGGAAGCAGGGGAGCTCAGGGAGAACTGGTTCAACAGGCTGCTCCTTTCTGGAAACATCCTGAGAGAAGAAAGCAGCTTAAGCACCGTCCCTTGGACGGGGAACTCTGTGCAGTCCCCAGACTGAAAAAGCAGCTCTACCTCCGTCATCAGAATGAGGTGGAGATACTTGCGAAACGTGAAGGAGCCGAGCCAGGACCCAGTGAGCCCGGAGGACACCCCCAGGGCTCCGAGGGTCCCGGCCCCGACGCTGCCCTCTCCCCGCCCCGGCCTGGCTTTCGCTGCGTCCTTTGTGCACAGatgctgggaaggaaggaagagctgCTCCTGCATTGGGAAGAGCGCCACAAGTGCGAGGACCCTCTGAAACTCTGGACGGTTCTCAGCACGCTCTCCAGCCAGGGAGTCATCGAACCTTCCAGCGAGACCGGAAAATGA
- the ZNF438 gene encoding zinc finger protein 438 isoform X1, whose product MHSASSVPPKDQGGVSLLPSPVEKQLTQKKSASPGKTARTGESNSPPGTIQGGKGLRGKSQFRTIAPKLAPRVLAPRVVPGPAPSLSDHAHPGPSLGSKALGMPPQNYALMQVAGQEGTFSLVALPHVASAQPLQKPRLPLPKNLKLPIPRYQRPGHSKGARKKPGCSSSDRGCSQAPAQTQLAPPPPEHPEAPHKPSPPKPALAPGQAPASLTSGGGRGDPGPPGTSDHGGRDPPAAPALSTPEEPSAERGLPKSSGRAGVAGKKPSRKPAVARGELREQVDPARAATHLSPGVIGNAVQVVPSIPRGKLPILPYSRTRASQVYKGRAAVNVAHVSLPGLRAAGDKTSSLPEGFCSAPQVADRAPAPQASWQSPCDRAYCPATKADLNHKTKPNGGAAKRRGRKRKVPDELLTFQGKRRKCVSNKCKDGKERAKAEPQEPRDQKPGAVKKYRSIMPKPVLVLPALAALDSPAATLQPPASGSREHASFNHSLAAPKHLGCRQDDGPSPKPGSAFRNGFPGLKKPSHGCHVCEHAFQPKQHLRERANTHSDSRPYSCRLCRKAYVRPGSLSAHVRLHHGDSRPRRLVCCEFCAKVFGHVRVYFGHLKEVHGVAVSTEPSPCEPQPQPGDLLRTREQTARGMEGPVDRETKSSLEEDLLLNQADEVKFQIRCGRCQITAQSFAEIKFHLLYVHGEEIQGQLQEELSPSPGSRGAQGELVQQAAPFWKHPERRKQLKHRPLDGELCAVPRLKKQLYLRHQNEVEILAKREGAEPGPSEPGGHPQGSEGPGPDAALSPPRPGFRCVLCAQMLGRKEELLLHWEERHKCEDPLKLWTVLSTLSSQGVIEPSSETGK is encoded by the exons GTGAATCAAACAGCCCTCCTGGAACGATTCAGGGTGGGAAGGGTCTGCGGGGTAAGAGTCAGTTTAGAACCATCGCTCCAAAACTCGCGCCCCGAGTCCTGGCGCCCAGAGTGGTCCCGGGCCCGGCGCCCTCCCTCTCTGACCATGCGCATCCAGGCCCCTCCCTCGGCTCGAAGGCCCTGGGGATGCCCCCCCAGAATTACGCGCTGATGCAGGTGGCCGGCCAGGAAGGGACCTTCTCTCTCGTCGCTCTGCCACACGTCGCCTCGGCTCAGCCACTCCAGAAACCCAGACTGCCTCTGCCCAAGAACCTGAAGCTGCCCATCCCCCGGTACCAACGCCCAGGACATAGCAAAGGAGCCAGAAAGAAACCGGGGTGCAGCTCCTCCGACAGGGGCTGTAGCCAAGCTCCCGCCCAAACCCAGTTGGCCCCCCCCCCGCCTGAGCACCCCGAGGCCCCGCACAAGCCCAGCCCACCCAAGCCGGCGCTGGCACCCGGCCAGGCCCCGGCCTCGCTGACCAGTGGGGGTGGCCGTGGAGACCCTGGGCCCCCAGGGACCAGCGACCACGGAGGTCGGGACCCTCCCGCCGCCCCAGCGCTGTCCACACCGGAGGAGCCCTCTGCCGAGCGGGGCCTCCCGAAGAGTTCAGGGAGAGCAGGCGTTGCAGGCAAGaagccctccaggaagcctgctgtcGCCAGGGGAGAACTTAGAGAACAGGTCGACCCTGCCAGGGCCGCGACCCATTTGTCGCCAGGCGTTATTGGAAACGCGGTTCAGGTGgtcccttccatccccagaggtAAACTGCCCATCCTGCCCTACTCAAGAACGAGGGCGTCGCAAGTTTACAAAGGCCGAGCAGCTGTGAACGTTGCGCATGTTTCTCTCCCTGGGCTCAGGGCAGCCGGTGATAAGACCTCGTCCCTCCCGGAGGGCTTCTGTTCGGCCCCCCAGGTGGCCGACAGGGCACCTGCCCCACAGGCGTCGTGGCAGAGCCCCTGCGACAGGGCCTACTGTCCGGCCACCAAAGCCGACCtcaaccacaaaacaaaaccgaACGGCGGGGCAgccaagagaagaggaagaaaacggAAGGTCCCGGATGAACTTCTGACATTTCAGGGTAAAAGGAGGAAATGTGTCAGTAATAAGTGTAAAGATGGCAAAGAAAGAGCCAAAGCCGAGCCCCAGGAACCCAGGGACCAAAAACCTGGGGCTGTGAAAAAATACCGCAGCATCATGCCCAAACCTGTCCTGGTCCTGCCGGCCCTGGCTGCCCTGGACTCGCCCGCGGCCACGCTACAGCCCCCGGCGTCCGGCAGCCGGGAGCACGCGTCGTTCAATCACTCCCTCGCCGCCCCCAAGCATCTGGGCTGCAGGCAGGACGACGGCCCCTCCCCGAAGCCCGGCTCGGCCTTTAGAAATGGGTTCCCCGGCCTCAAGAAGCCTTCGCACGGATGCCACGTGTGCGAGCACGCCTTCCAGCCCAAGCAGCACCTCCGCGAGCGCGCCAACACGCACAGCGACAGCCGGCCCTACAGCTGCCGGCTCTGCCGCAAAGCCTACGTGCGGCCGGGCAGCCTGAGCGCACACGTGCGGCTGCATCACGGCGACTCCCGGCCCAGGAGGCTCGTGTGCTGCGAATTCTGCGCGAAGGTGTTCGGCCACGTCAGAGTCTACTTCGGCCACCTGAAAGAGGTGCACGGGGTGGCCGTCAGCACCGAGCCCTCCCCCTGCGAGCCGCAGCCGCAGCCGGGGGACTTGCTGAGGACCAGGGAGCAGACTGCCCGAGGGATGGAGGGACCGGTGGACAG GGAGACCAAGTCCAGCCTGGAAGAAGACCTCCTTCTAAACCAGGCTGATGAGGTCAAATTCCAGATCAGATGTGGCCGCTGTCAGATCACTGCCCAGTCTTTTGCTGAAATCAAGTTCCACCTGCTTTACGTTCATGGAGAGGAAATCCAGGGCCAGTTGCAAGAGGAGCTCTCACCCTCCCCAGGAAGCAGGGGAGCTCAGGGAGAACTGGTTCAACAGGCTGCTCCTTTCTGGAAACATCCTGAGAGAAGAAAGCAGCTTAAGCACCGTCCCTTGGACGGGGAACTCTGTGCAGTCCCCAGACTGAAAAAGCAGCTCTACCTCCGTCATCAGAATGAGGTGGAGATACTTGCGAAACGTGAAGGAGCCGAGCCAGGACCCAGTGAGCCCGGAGGACACCCCCAGGGCTCCGAGGGTCCCGGCCCCGACGCTGCCCTCTCCCCGCCCCGGCCTGGCTTTCGCTGCGTCCTTTGTGCACAGatgctgggaaggaaggaagagctgCTCCTGCATTGGGAAGAGCGCCACAAGTGCGAGGACCCTCTGAAACTCTGGACGGTTCTCAGCACGCTCTCCAGCCAGGGAGTCATCGAACCTTCCAGCGAGACCGGAAAATGA